In Gossypium hirsutum isolate 1008001.06 chromosome A10, Gossypium_hirsutum_v2.1, whole genome shotgun sequence, the DNA window agcagatggggattttcccagttaataagtctaattctccagccacaatggaggaattagaggttgaagaggttctgacccaagaaccactaagtacaccagaaccagttgcagttgcaaggccacggagagaaattcgtaaacctgctcgatttactgatatggtggcctacgcccttcccgttgttgatgatattcctatcacttatcaagaagcaatgcaaagcttagaaagtgataaatggaaaagcgccatggatgaagaaatgcagtctctccggaagaacaatacttgggagttggcgcaattaccgaaaggtaaaagggcaatcggatgcaagtgggtattcgcaaagaaagatggatctcctagcaagaaggatattcgctacaaggcaagattggtagctaaaggctacgctcagaaggagggaattgactacaatgatatattttcccctgttgtgaagcattcctccattagaattttgttggccttggtagcacagttgaatttggagctagctcaacttgatgttaagacggctttcttgcatggtgagttagaagaggagatctatatgactcagccagaaggatacacagatgctggtggtagaaattgggtttgtaagcttaacaaatcgctatatggattgaagcaatccccgaggcagtggtacaagcgatttgatagctttatgagaaggcagaagtacacaaaaagcaaatatgacaattgtgtatatttgcagaagctacatgacggatctttcatttatctactcttgtatgttgatgatatgttaatcgcttcgaagagccaaaatgagatagataagctgaaggctcagttgaatcaagagttcgagatgaaagatctaggtgaggccaagaagattctcagtatggagataagtagagatagaccgagaggcaagctctgtttaaatcagaagcaatatctgaaaaaggtattacaatgttttggtgtaaatgaaaacacaaaacatgtaagtaccccacttgcttctcatttgaaacttagtgctcaattatctccgaagactgaagatgaaagagaatatatggcgaaagtcccatatgctaatgcatttgggagtttgatgtatgcgatggtgtgtacgaggcctgacatttcacaagctgttggagttgtgagcaggtatatgcatgatcctggaaaaggacattggcaagctgtgaaatggattctacggtatcttcgaaaaaccgtagatgttggtttaatttttgaacaggatgaagcacttggtcagtttgtagttggatatgttgattccgactttgctggtgatttagataaacgtcgttcaactacggggtatctgtttactcttgcgaaagccccagtgagttggaagtctaccttacagtctacagtagctgtgtctactacagaggcagaatatatggcagttacagaagctgttaaggaggctatttggcttaatggattattgaaagacttgggagttgttcaaagtcacattagtctatattgtgaaagtcagagtgctattcatttagcgaaaaatcaagtctatcattcaagaaccaagcatatcgacgtaagatatcactttgtgcgggaagtctttgaaaaaggaaaaattctacttcagaagattccgacagcagataatcccgcagatatgatgaccaaggtggtaacaacaatcaagtttaatcattgtttgaacttgattaacatcctgagaatttgagcacctttaggtgtatggcgctcgagagcgcatttggaggcactacaaaagatagctttatcaaatttggggagttgaaggaagtgtgtgaagatgtgattatcctaatcaaatcttcaaggtggagattgttgaaaagtcaaaaatggtgggaggtgcaattggcaccgaaagaagaaagtaaaaagtGGTTGGCAAGTTGAGTTGAAAGTTGAATggtataattgcaattttggtccctaattttttaggccatttgcaagttagtccctgaacctcaactataaataggcctaaccatttctcatttcaaccatcccaaccaatctttctctcatagttttctctcttctcccatttgagaattcttaaggaattctatttgtttgtaatactttggagatagtaaagttatcatctggtgttagtgcccgaggacgtaggtataatttaccgaacctcgttaaaactcttgtgttctttcttgtcctatttttctttcaatatttgagggtataatagtagtatttaattgtgctattaaattactatagaagggatattctgtctaaggaaagacttggtatttaagagatccatgtgatccacctctcttccctgggaattgaactttgtgtgattttttagtacaataatttacacgcttccgaccctattggaacaacagttGTATCATCAAGGGAGGCTCAAGTCAAATGGTAACTAACATatgtgatgatgatgataatgatgatgatgatcaaCACCATCTGGTTGACTTTTCTTGGTCTGTTTTACATTAAGGTATGGAAAGTTATTGCAAGCATGGAAAGAAGCAAAACCCCCACCAAAAACACCTGAAGAGGTTGCTAGGCTTATTGTTGAGACCTTGAGCAGAGCTCAATATCAAAAGGTAGATGTTGAGGTATAAAAAAGCCAATAGTATCAAAAACATTAGTTATGTACTCTGTTAATGCTATTGCAGTGATGCTTTTTGTGTTCTAATTTACTTTTAGGGTTTATTGGAATTCTATGGCCTTCCTCATCCTTCTAATTTAGCGGAAATTTCTACTGGTGTCCCGACAAGATTGCCTGAATTTGTGCGATTTCAAGGTGGGACAAGATTGCCTGAATTTGCACGATTTCAAGGTGGGACAAGATTGCCTGAATTTGTGCAATTTCAAAGTGGGACAACATTGCCTGAAGAAGTgaaatttgaaatgtttacaTTACCAGTGAGGATATTAAATGCCATTTCAATATTGTTCAAGGGAGATTGCTCTCTGGGCCAGTCTTGAATCCTCAACGGTGAAGGTATTGTAGTCGAGCTGTCTAGTCTTGATTATCCTCAAGTTTTATCTTCTGTAATTCGAGAAGAAACAAATTAAAGAGATTCACAAAGTTTAGGAAGTGTCTCGCCACCAAGAAAATGTTTAGTATTTAGCCGTCAAATGCTAAACATTTCCTTGGTGGGGAAATGCTCCTAAGTTCTGTGAACTTTTGGGGCTCGCTTCAGGCTACAAGAGACAAAAACCCGGGGGTAATCGATAATAGACATTCTGAGTATAATACCTCAGCCGTTGAGGTCCGAAACTGGCCTAAAGAGCAACCTCCCCCTCAACAAGTATACATATTGGATTTGATAATTTCGATGCTGTAAAACTTCTTTAACTTAATCAGGTAGTGGGgaagacagtaccagatggggaTGGTTTAAATGTGTATGTGGATACTGATGATCCTAGGGAGTCCTCAAACATACCTGGAGACGTTCTTATGGCTGCGGATCAAAGATCAGAAGCACGTGCGATGAAAAACTATGCCATAGCCGATGAACTTCACCAGAAGATTATTAAATCAGGATACCGGTTAGCTACATTCAACTTGTCAAATTTTTAGTACTACTGTGATTTGAGATTGTTAATCGTTGTTTGTCTGCAGGGTCATAGACTTTCAAAACGAAGAGATTCTTGCTCGAAAGTATCGGATTCGACTGAGGTAACATTATCTGTTTGAAGGACTTTTATGTTCTATATTGTAACTTGTTGAAAGCATATATACAGGGGTATAGATGCACTTGAGATGTTGATGCCGTTCGGAGAAAAAGCAAAACAAGAGTTGGTTAAGCTTGTTGATGGGAAATGTTTGAGAGTGCTTGTCTACGGGGAAGATCAATACGGTCGTTGTGTTGCAGACGTATATTGCAATCACATTTTCGTGCAGGTAGATACCCTTTTCGTAAGCTTCAATTCGGTTTACCCGATAAGAACGATTAATCCGCAAATCTGTTACTTGAACAGGAAGTAATGCTAAAGAAAGGACTCGCATGGCATTATGTAACCTACGACCAACGGGATGAATTCGTAGACGTAAGTAAACAACAATCCTGTATGTTCTTGCACATCGTTGAGTTAAAACTTGTGACTATTGTCTTTGTATGTATGTAATATCAGTGGCAAAAAGAGGCTCGGGCAAAGAAAACTGGCCTTTGGGAACAATCAAACCCGGAGAAGCCATGGGAATGGAGGAAGAAGAACAAACGAGAAGGTAGGTAACACTGTCCTTAAGGATCCATAACATCTTGAGAAGTAATAAAAGTACACAATTATCATATTTGTGTAAAGGACCATGTTCGATCCATTCCTATATCTCTTGTTTGTATGCCatgcttattattatcaaatgattgtcaaacatatatatatatatacattacttTTGAAACATGGATGTGCTCCTAAATTGATCTCTAAGGAGAGCATTGTACCATAATATGGCGTGCTAGCTCCACTCAAACATATGGACTCCATTTAACAAAGACATAACATCATATTCATGTCCGCCAAATCAAAACATCTTCATGTAGGACCAGAGTTCTATTCAAAATTTCCAAGCACAGATTTGCATAAAGATCTGTTCAGCATGCAAAATCCCCAACGATGCAATCCATAAAATACCAAAATCCGTGAACAGGAAAAAGAAAGTATATTCCATTAAATGAAACTCCTTTACATAAACAAATCAGTCATAACAATCTATGATCTCAGTGGCATATACAGCAACACTTGAAAGaacaaaagatgataaaaaacaAATGATCATCAAAGGATACACAAAAGGAACAAAAAATAATCAAGTGAGAGTGTGAAAAGAACAGAAACCACATCTCTATTTGGCAAAATAAAAGCAGCAAGTGAAGAAGCATCATGACCCACAACACCGCAAAAGCAATTATTGTTCAGTATCTATCAAAGAAAGGATGAATTAATAAAGGAATACAGGTTATATACCTTAATTTGCATCATCCTTCAATTCATTAGAATCAGAGCCACTAGCATCTTAATCGGGGAAActttagtatgaaattattttgaaacAAGT includes these proteins:
- the LOC121208158 gene encoding staphylococcal-like nuclease CAN2, giving the protein MLLSSVNFWGSLQATRDKNPGVIDNRHSEYNTSAVEVRNWPKEQPPPQQLNQVVGKTVPDGDGLNVYVDTDDPRESSNIPGDVLMAADQRSEARAMKNYAIADELHQKIIKSGYRVIDFQNEEILARKYRIRLRGIDALEMLMPFGEKAKQELVKLVDGKCLRVLVYGEDQYGRCVADVYCNHIFVQEVMLKKGLAWHYVTYDQRDEFVDVSKQQSCMFLHIVELKLVTIVFVCM